TCTAGCTAGCTATGACNNNNNNNNNNNNNNNNNNNNNNNNNNNNNNNNNNNNNNNNNNNNNNNNNNNNNNNNNNNNNNNNNNNNNNNNNNNNNNNNNNNNNNNNNNNNNNNNNNNNNNNNNNNNNNNNNNNNNNNNNNNNNNNNNNNNNNNNNNNNNNNNNNNNNNNNNNNNNNNNNNNNNNNNNNNNNNNNNNNNNNNNNNNNNNNNNNNNNNNNTCTAACTCAGAACTGATCATTATGATGTTCATATTGGTCAATGATCAGAACAAGACTTGGAGAGATCATGTTTTTTGCCAAGTCTATCGCCATACAGAGTGATGCTGCATCTGATGTTCGAATGGAACTTACTCTTGACCAATCGGCCGAGCACATAGGCTCGCGATCGCAACGTGAAAGTCAGGTTAAGAGGCAAAACGACTTGGTCCGGTTTAGCTCGTTGACCATAAAGAGCCGGTACGCCTCCGTACAGAGGAATTTGATTCCCAAATACTTTGGTCTCAATGATTCTCTCGCTTTTCCTACGTTGAGAAAACTCTTCCATCTGATTTtggtcacacacacacacaagaaaaagcGAAATTGATTAATGCACATGAATCACAACCGGCCCGGTTTAATCAATGAGTGTGAGAAATTGTTTTACCTGACCGGAGGCGAGGATAAGCTGGGAATAGCTGAGCTGGAGGGGAGAGGAAGTGACGTGGACAGTGAAGAACGTTGCAGGATTTTTATATAGGATCGTGACCGTTGAATTTAGGGTCAGCATATCTGTAAGCACTCCCGATTGGTCGTTCCCGGACTGCACGTTCAAGCTCTCCAATACCATCTCCTGATTAATTTTGTGAATAACTCAATTTGTGAGTAAAAATTTATGAGACTGTTATGAAACTactatataatagtgtatgagACAAGAGAAATAAAGTAGAATAAAAGACAAGAGATGAATGTAAATAATAGAGTTTATTATTTgtgttcttcttatttttctactTACACCACTATTATTCACTAACACTTCTTCATATTTATAGTgaagtaaacaaaacatatgaGTCCTTTACTCATTAGTTTTGGTAATGGTAAATGTTACACTTAAAGGATTATGTAATACTACATGGACAAGTATAATGCCATGTGTTTGTGATGGAATAATCACACTTGTGTTTCACAATACTCCcccttgattatccatcaccatTAACTAGTTACGACAACgtactacctcattaaaaaccttgtcacggaaaaacccattgggataaaaaccatgacaagggGAAAAGAGTATAGTAACGTAATCTCCCCCtcgaaaagatatatataatcttttttcaTAAATCTCATAGATGACGCATTCCAATACTGTGAATATGCTTTCTGAATGTGGTAGTCGGAAGCGTCTTTGTAAATAGATCTGCTGCATTGTCACTTGAGCGGATATGTTGGATCTCAACTTCCATCTTTTGCTCGAGTTCTTGAATGTAGgagaaaaatcttggaggtATATGTTTATTCTGTCgctcttgatgtaaccttctttgatttgggtgACACAAGCAACATTGTCTTCAAATAATGTTGTTGGCTCTTTACTGGCGATTATTCCACTCAATTCTTGTATGTGGTTAGTCATTGATCGGAGCCATACACATTCCCTCGATGCTTcatgaagagcaattatttctgcatgatttgaggaagtggcgaccaaagtctgtttctgtgagcgccatgagattgcagttcctccaattgtgaaaacatatccagtttgggatcgggatttatgtggatctgataaatatcctgcatctgcaaaaccaactagaccaACCAAAGAGTTTCTAGGATAGAATAATCCCAAGTTAACCATACCTTTGCAATAGAAGATACGTTTTAACTCATCTCCAAATCTACTTATAGAGAATGAGTTATATGCTGCAACGAGATTAGTTGAAAAATGCTATGCACAATTCATAAGACATATAAATGTTCATcagcatttatatatgatcttatatgactatatatatatatatatatatttatttgacttCCTTTAGAAGTGATTAGTATAACATCTATTTCGATAGAAGTTTAGTTTGGAATATTTGGAGACAtttttgtctttccaagatcttttattccaaataactcttcaagagttttgatgatgttcaaaATCATCACTGTTATGAGTTTTCGAAAACATAATTAtggtatcatatatttttcatgATAAGCTCTTCAAGCATCCCATAAAGCATATTTCAAGTCATTCATATAGCATCTCTTTTGTTTGATAgggtattttaacaaaacatggagcgacacaccattttgttatatatcattatacccTTTTGATGCTTGGACCACTAGTACAAAAATTACTCGTCTTTCATAAGAGTTTAATATAGACTTGATTACCTCTTTTATTggccaatatatatctctatatgcTCACAGAGCAGAGGGTTATGATCCTCATTAATCACATTTGCGCTATATCATTTTATTGTCGACATGTATGCCTTTGGTTCCATATTTCCCGTAATGATATGGTTAATcgagatctctttaatcattatataaatgattttattcaggtacctgattttattattaaccatatcaatcggTTTCTCTACTACTCTTGAGGAGTATCT
The sequence above is a segment of the Camelina sativa cultivar DH55 chromosome 10, Cs, whole genome shotgun sequence genome. Coding sequences within it:
- the LOC104716616 gene encoding uncharacterized protein LOC104716616, with protein sequence MMTRPARSPMSQTTKPVYIVNSPTNTDVEKISTGSGFSPYGSPINRQGQVSHYHHDSAAESSSTPRVSGPLRNEYRSVQLHDLERRIYEDHDDNDEDYDEMHGPDERRRWNTRFYSCLLFTLVLAFTLFCLILWGVSKSFSPIVNLKEMVLESLNVQSGNDQSGVLTDMLTLNSTVTILYKNPATFFTVHVTSSPLQLSYSQLILASGQMEEFSQRRKSERIIETKVFGNQIPLYGGVPALYGQRAKPDQVVLPLNLTFTLRSRAYVLGRLVKSKFHSNIRCSITLYGDRLGKKHDLSKSCSDH